Proteins from a genomic interval of Thermotoga sp. Mc24:
- the ftsZ gene encoding cell division protein FtsZ, which translates to MGFDLDVEKKRENRNIPQANNLKIKVIGVGGAGNNAINRMIEIGIHGVEFVAVNTDLQVLEASNADVKIQIGENITRGLGAGGRPDIGEQAALESEEKIKEVLQDTHMVFITAGFGGGTGTGASPVIARIAKEMGILTVAIVTTPFYFEGPERLRKAIEGLKKLRKHVDTLIKISNNKLMEELPRDVKIKDAFLKADETLHQGVKGISELITKRGYINLDFADIESVMKDAGAAILGIGVGKGEHRAREAAKKAMESKLIEHPVENASSIVFNITAPSNIRMEEVHEAAMIIRQNSSEDADVKFGLIFDDEIPDDEIRVIFIATRFPDEEKILFPEGDIPAIYRYGLEGLL; encoded by the coding sequence ATGGGATTTGACCTTGATGTTGAGAAAAAAAGGGAAAATAGAAACATCCCCCAGGCGAACAATTTGAAAATAAAAGTCATAGGAGTCGGCGGTGCCGGAAACAATGCCATAAACAGGATGATAGAGATTGGGATACACGGTGTCGAATTTGTTGCGGTGAACACCGATCTTCAGGTACTGGAAGCTTCCAATGCTGATGTGAAGATTCAGATCGGTGAGAACATCACACGGGGCCTTGGTGCGGGAGGACGCCCCGATATAGGAGAGCAGGCCGCTCTCGAGAGCGAGGAAAAAATCAAAGAAGTGCTCCAAGACACCCACATGGTCTTTATAACTGCAGGGTTTGGTGGGGGAACAGGAACAGGAGCTTCTCCCGTCATAGCAAGGATTGCCAAGGAAATGGGAATTTTGACAGTGGCCATAGTGACAACTCCCTTCTATTTCGAAGGCCCGGAAAGGCTCAGAAAAGCGATAGAGGGGCTCAAAAAACTTCGAAAACATGTGGATACTCTCATAAAGATATCCAACAACAAACTCATGGAAGAACTGCCGAGGGATGTCAAGATAAAAGATGCTTTTCTGAAGGCCGACGAGACTCTTCATCAAGGAGTAAAGGGAATCTCGGAACTGATAACGAAGAGGGGTTACATAAATCTCGACTTTGCAGACATAGAATCGGTGATGAAAGATGCCGGTGCGGCGATCCTTGGTATAGGTGTCGGAAAGGGTGAACACAGAGCAAGAGAAGCCGCAAAGAAAGCCATGGAGAGCAAGTTGATAGAGCATCCTGTGGAAAACGCGAGTTCTATCGTGTTCAATATAACTGCGCCCAGTAACATCAGAATGGAGGAAGTACACGAGGCAGCCATGATCATAAGGCAGAACAGCAGTGAGGATGCGGATGTTAAATTCGGCCTCATCTTCGACGATGAGATACCCGATGACGAAATACGTGTAATCTTCATAGCTACGAGATTTCCAGATGAAGAAAAGATCCTCTTCCCAGAGGGCGACATACCGGCCATTTACAGATACGGCCTGGAGGGGCTTCTCTGA
- a CDS encoding cell division protein FtsA, translating into MSRTVYYTSIDIGSRYIKGLVLGKRDQEWETLAFSSVKSRGLDEGEIKDAIAFKESVNTLLKELEEQLQKSLRSDFVISFSSVSFEREDTVIERDFGEEKRSITLDILSEMQSEALERLKENGKTPLHIFSKRYLLDGERIVFNPLDMKASKITIEYTSIVVPLKVYEMFYNFLQDTVKSPFQLKSSLVSTAEGVLTTPEKDRGVVVVNLGYNFTGLIAYKNGVPIKISYVPVGMKHVIKDVSAVLDTSFEESERLIITHGNAVYSDLKEEEIQYRGLDGNTIKTTTAKKLSVIIHARLREIMSKSKKFFREVEAKIIEEGEIGIPGGVVLTGGGAKIPRINELATEVFKSPVRTGCYANSDRPSIINADEVASDPSFAAAFGNVFAVSENPYEETPVKNENPLKRIFRLFKELME; encoded by the coding sequence TTGTCACGCACCGTCTATTATACCTCGATCGATATAGGTTCAAGATACATAAAGGGACTCGTTCTTGGAAAACGCGATCAGGAATGGGAGACACTTGCCTTTTCGAGTGTGAAATCGAGAGGGCTGGATGAGGGTGAAATAAAAGACGCTATCGCTTTCAAAGAATCTGTGAACACCTTGCTCAAGGAGCTCGAAGAGCAGCTGCAAAAATCTCTGAGAAGTGATTTTGTAATATCTTTCAGTAGTGTGAGCTTTGAACGAGAAGATACCGTGATTGAAAGAGACTTTGGTGAGGAGAAACGATCCATCACTCTGGATATCTTAAGTGAGATGCAATCGGAAGCCCTTGAAAGGTTGAAAGAAAATGGGAAGACTCCTCTCCACATATTTTCGAAAAGATATCTCTTGGATGGTGAAAGGATCGTTTTCAACCCCCTCGATATGAAGGCTTCAAAAATAACCATCGAGTACACCTCCATTGTCGTACCTTTGAAAGTTTATGAGATGTTCTACAATTTCTTGCAGGATACCGTTAAAAGCCCATTTCAGTTGAAGTCTTCTCTTGTTTCAACTGCCGAAGGAGTTCTCACCACGCCCGAGAAAGATCGGGGTGTAGTGGTCGTGAATCTGGGTTACAACTTCACCGGGTTGATAGCGTACAAAAACGGTGTTCCCATAAAGATATCCTACGTCCCCGTGGGGATGAAACATGTTATAAAAGATGTTTCCGCTGTCCTTGACACCTCTTTTGAAGAGTCGGAAAGACTCATTATAACACATGGAAATGCTGTTTACAGCGATTTGAAAGAGGAGGAAATCCAGTACAGAGGACTCGACGGAAACACCATAAAAACGACCACTGCGAAAAAACTTTCTGTCATTATACACGCACGTCTCAGAGAGATAATGAGCAAATCCAAGAAATTTTTCAGGGAAGTTGAAGCGAAGATAATAGAGGAAGGGGAAATAGGGATACCTGGTGGTGTGGTTCTCACTGGGGGAGGGGCCAAAATTCCACGAATAAACGAACTGGCCACAGAGGTGTTTAAATCTCCGGTGAGAACAGGTTGTTACGCAAATTCCGACAGACCGTCCATTATCAACGCGGATGAAGTTGCCAGTGATCCTTCCTTTGCTGCGGCGTTTGGAAATGTTTTTGCCGTCTCAGAGAATCCTTACGAGGAAACTCCAGTAAAAAACGAAAATCCGTTGAAGAGAATCTTCAGGCTCTTCAAAGAATTGATGGAGTGA
- a CDS encoding DUF4894 domain-containing protein — MRSLRVLLITMIVLYTLFFVDFTFQNRRERVRVPERVYSYLIENFNISPKSIIIDSKKTVGIVFYEGNYYLCAEDGSLVVSLSKKELFKFYPLFLEVRLEGLRLSKRDSEILDILIPVLRSSMVSAVFFESKEIVLLKGAIIVFEEWKDLVENFQIIMEQFEKLKAKEKYFLTEDGRLMWIRGD; from the coding sequence ATGAGATCCTTGAGAGTTCTCCTCATCACGATGATTGTTCTTTACACTCTGTTCTTTGTGGATTTCACTTTTCAGAATCGCAGAGAACGCGTGAGGGTCCCGGAAAGAGTGTATTCATATTTGATAGAAAATTTTAACATTTCTCCAAAAAGTATTATAATAGATTCGAAAAAGACCGTAGGAATAGTTTTCTATGAAGGGAATTACTATCTGTGTGCTGAAGATGGAAGTTTGGTGGTTTCACTGTCGAAGAAGGAGTTGTTTAAATTCTATCCACTATTTTTAGAAGTCAGGCTTGAAGGGCTTCGACTTTCAAAGAGAGACAGTGAGATTCTGGATATATTGATTCCTGTTCTGAGAAGTTCTATGGTATCTGCTGTTTTTTTTGAGTCAAAAGAGATCGTTTTGTTGAAGGGGGCCATAATTGTTTTTGAAGAGTGGAAGGATCTTGTTGAAAATTTCCAAATAATAATGGAGCAATTTGAGAAATTGAAGGCAAAGGAAAAGTATTTTCTGACAGAAGATGGAAGATTGATGTGGATAAGGGGTGATTGA
- the gyrB gene encoding DNA topoisomerase (ATP-hydrolyzing) subunit B, with product MEKYSAESIKVLKGLEPVRMRPGMYVGSTGKRGLHHLVYEVVDNSVDEALAGYCDWIRVTLHEDGSVEVEDNGRGIPVDIHPEEGRSALEVVFTVLHAGGKFSKDSYKISGGLHGVGVSVVNALSEWLEVRVHRDGKIYRQRYERGKPVTPVEVIGETDKHGTIVRFKPDPLIFSETEFDPDVLEHRLREIAFLVPGLKIEFEDRINGEKKTFKFDGGIVEYVKYLNRGKKVFHDVIYMKRTEKVQTKNGEDEVIVEIAFQYTDSYSEEIMSFANTIKTVDGGTHVTAFKSTLTRLMNEYGKKHGFLKGDDSFQGEDVREGLTAVVSVYVKNPEFEGQTKSKLGNEEVKEAINRVMRDELKKIFDANSDLVKAILSKIMSTKQAREAAKRAREMVRRKNVLQNTALPGKLADCSSTDREKTELFIVEGDSAGGSAKQARDREFQAVLPIRGKILNVEKSSLDKLLKNEQISDIIVAVGTSIGDDFDESKLRYGRIIIMTDADIDGAHIRTLLLTLFYRYMRPLIEQGRVYIALPPLYRIKAGKEEFYVYSDLELMEYKEKLQGKKIEIQRYKGLGEMNPEQLWETTMNPETRKIIRVTIEDAEEADRLFEILMGNDPSSRREFIERHALKVKELDI from the coding sequence ATGGAAAAGTACTCCGCTGAAAGTATAAAGGTTTTGAAGGGGCTGGAACCTGTCCGAATGCGACCCGGAATGTACGTAGGATCCACAGGAAAGCGTGGATTGCATCACCTCGTGTACGAAGTGGTGGACAACAGTGTTGACGAGGCACTGGCAGGATACTGTGACTGGATACGAGTGACTCTTCATGAAGATGGAAGTGTAGAAGTTGAGGATAACGGGAGAGGAATACCCGTTGATATACATCCCGAAGAAGGAAGAAGTGCTCTGGAAGTGGTTTTCACGGTTCTTCATGCAGGAGGGAAGTTCTCCAAAGACTCTTACAAGATAAGTGGCGGTTTGCATGGTGTTGGTGTATCGGTGGTGAACGCTCTTTCAGAGTGGTTGGAGGTGCGGGTGCATCGTGATGGGAAGATTTACCGGCAGCGATATGAAAGAGGTAAACCGGTCACACCTGTGGAAGTAATAGGAGAGACCGATAAGCACGGCACGATCGTTCGATTCAAACCCGACCCTCTCATATTCTCAGAAACGGAATTCGATCCTGACGTACTGGAACACAGGTTGAGAGAGATAGCTTTTTTGGTACCGGGGCTCAAAATAGAGTTCGAAGACAGAATAAATGGAGAGAAGAAGACCTTCAAATTTGATGGAGGTATAGTAGAGTATGTGAAGTATCTGAACCGTGGAAAAAAGGTTTTTCACGATGTGATATATATGAAAAGAACCGAAAAAGTGCAAACGAAAAACGGAGAAGATGAAGTGATAGTGGAAATTGCCTTTCAGTACACTGATTCGTATTCCGAAGAGATCATGTCTTTTGCGAACACTATAAAAACCGTAGATGGTGGAACTCATGTTACAGCCTTTAAAAGCACACTCACAAGACTCATGAATGAGTACGGAAAAAAACATGGCTTTCTCAAAGGAGACGATTCCTTCCAGGGTGAAGATGTGAGAGAAGGTCTCACTGCGGTTGTGAGCGTTTACGTGAAAAACCCCGAATTTGAAGGCCAAACGAAATCAAAACTTGGTAACGAAGAGGTTAAAGAAGCAATAAATAGAGTTATGAGAGATGAACTGAAAAAGATATTCGACGCAAATTCCGATCTTGTGAAAGCTATTCTTTCAAAGATCATGAGTACCAAACAAGCAAGAGAAGCGGCAAAAAGAGCTCGAGAGATGGTGAGGAGGAAAAACGTTCTTCAAAACACAGCACTTCCGGGGAAACTGGCGGACTGCAGTTCCACAGATAGAGAGAAAACGGAACTCTTCATTGTAGAAGGTGACTCTGCTGGTGGATCTGCAAAACAGGCCAGAGACAGAGAATTTCAAGCGGTTCTTCCCATAAGAGGAAAGATTTTGAACGTGGAAAAATCATCCCTCGACAAATTGCTTAAAAACGAGCAGATCAGTGACATAATAGTAGCAGTAGGAACAAGTATAGGAGACGATTTCGACGAGAGTAAACTCAGGTACGGTAGAATCATCATTATGACCGATGCCGATATAGACGGTGCACACATAAGAACTCTCCTTCTGACACTCTTCTACAGGTACATGAGACCCCTCATCGAACAGGGCAGGGTATACATAGCGCTTCCACCTCTCTACAGGATCAAAGCCGGAAAAGAAGAGTTCTACGTTTACAGTGATCTTGAGCTGATGGAATACAAGGAAAAACTCCAGGGAAAGAAAATCGAAATTCAGCGATACAAAGGACTCGGTGAGATGAATCCTGAGCAGCTCTGGGAAACAACGATGAATCCAGAAACAAGGAAAATCATAAGGGTAACTATAGAAGATGCCGAAGAAGCGGATAGACTCTTTGAAATCCTCATGGGTAACGATCCATCCAGCAGAAGGGAGTTCATAGAAAGGCACGCTCTGAAAGTGAAAGAACTGGATATCTGA
- a CDS encoding DUF721 domain-containing protein, with amino-acid sequence MILLRQLFEELSIRQPLFFELKIKMLLSEWDKIVGPVIAKHTKVEKVENGTVYVVCDDSLWMTELSMQKDRLLRILNEKSGKELFKDIRFRRGKVDGKVLR; translated from the coding sequence ATGATCCTTCTCAGACAACTGTTCGAAGAACTTTCCATTAGACAACCTCTTTTTTTTGAATTGAAGATAAAGATGCTCCTTTCTGAATGGGACAAGATAGTTGGACCTGTGATAGCAAAGCACACGAAGGTGGAAAAAGTGGAAAACGGAACAGTTTACGTTGTTTGCGATGATTCATTGTGGATGACCGAACTTTCCATGCAGAAAGATCGTTTGCTCAGAATTCTGAATGAAAAATCAGGTAAAGAACTGTTCAAAGATATAAGATTCAGGAGGGGAAAAGTAGATGGAAAAGTACTCCGCTGA
- a CDS encoding aminotransferase class IV produces MLIWWRGKFQRADEISLDFSLFEKSLQGAVYETLRTYNGIPFAAYKHYSRLKRSVDFFKIPFSLGFDEFSEVLKTGAQEFKQEVRIKVYLFPDSGETLFVFSPLNVPDVESGVDVKISSIRRIPDLSTPPALKITGRTDIVLARMEIVDCYDVILLGLNGQVCEGSFSNVFLVKEGKLVTPSLDSGILDGITRENVIKLAKNLEIPIEERVVWVWELFEADEMFLTHTSVGVVPVRRLNEHLFFEEEPGPVTATLMENFEPFILNLEENWVGI; encoded by the coding sequence GTGTTGATATGGTGGAGGGGAAAGTTTCAGCGCGCGGATGAAATTTCGCTGGATTTCTCCCTGTTTGAAAAATCACTCCAGGGAGCAGTGTACGAAACCTTGAGAACTTACAATGGAATCCCGTTTGCAGCTTACAAACATTATTCCAGATTGAAGAGATCTGTCGATTTCTTCAAAATCCCCTTTTCTTTGGGTTTTGATGAGTTTTCAGAAGTGCTGAAGACAGGTGCTCAGGAATTCAAACAGGAAGTGAGAATCAAAGTCTATCTTTTTCCTGATTCCGGGGAGACCCTCTTTGTGTTTTCACCACTCAATGTGCCAGATGTAGAGTCAGGGGTTGACGTGAAAATCTCGAGTATTCGAAGAATACCTGATCTCTCCACCCCACCGGCTCTCAAAATAACTGGACGTACCGACATAGTGCTCGCCAGAATGGAAATAGTGGACTGCTACGATGTAATTCTGCTTGGTTTGAACGGGCAGGTTTGTGAAGGAAGCTTCAGCAACGTGTTTCTGGTGAAAGAAGGCAAATTGGTTACACCTTCGCTCGACAGCGGTATTCTGGATGGCATCACGCGGGAAAATGTTATAAAGCTTGCAAAAAATCTTGAGATACCCATTGAAGAAAGAGTGGTTTGGGTTTGGGAACTGTTCGAAGCGGATGAAATGTTTCTCACACACACGAGTGTGGGAGTGGTTCCTGTTAGAAGGTTGAACGAACACTTGTTTTTCGAAGAAGAACCAGGACCTGTGACAGCGACTTTGATGGAAAACTTTGAGCCTTTTATCTTAAACCTTGAAGAAAACTGGGTGGGAATATGA
- the mtaB gene encoding tRNA (N(6)-L-threonylcarbamoyladenosine(37)-C(2))-methylthiotransferase MtaB, with the protein MKTVRIETFGCKVNQYESEYMAEQLEKAGYVVLPDGDASYYIVNSCAVTKEVEKKVKRLIKSIRNRNRNAKIILTGCFAQLSPDEAKNLPVNMVLGIDEKKHIVDHINSLNGKQQIVVSEPGRPVYEKVKGSFENRTRSYIKVEDGCDNTCTYCAIRLARGTKIRSKPLEIFKDEFVEMVAKGYKEIVITGVNLGKYGKDMGSSLAELLKSIEKIPGDYRVRLSSINVEDVNEEIVEAFKQNPRLCPHLHISVQSGSDDVLKKMGRKYKISDFMRVVDKLKSIDPDFSITTDIIVGFPGETDDDFQRTLDLVEKVEFSRIHIFRFSPRPGTPASRIVGSVPESKKKERLEVLKKKAKDVSIRYRKRIIGKERKVLAEWYVMKGVLSGYDEYYVKHEFVGDSVGEFHSVRVKSLSEEGVISCRVDMVEGKVSARG; encoded by the coding sequence ATGAAAACTGTCAGGATAGAGACCTTCGGCTGTAAGGTGAATCAGTACGAAAGTGAATACATGGCTGAACAGTTAGAAAAAGCCGGGTACGTGGTTTTACCCGATGGTGATGCTTCTTACTATATAGTGAACTCATGTGCCGTTACTAAAGAAGTCGAGAAGAAAGTGAAGAGATTGATAAAGAGCATCAGAAACAGGAACAGAAACGCAAAAATCATCCTCACCGGTTGTTTTGCTCAGCTTTCTCCGGATGAGGCAAAGAACCTTCCAGTGAACATGGTTCTGGGAATCGATGAGAAAAAACACATAGTGGATCATATTAACTCCCTGAACGGGAAACAACAGATTGTTGTATCTGAACCCGGCAGGCCTGTTTACGAGAAAGTGAAGGGAAGTTTCGAAAACAGAACCCGTTCTTACATAAAGGTCGAAGACGGGTGTGACAACACCTGTACCTACTGCGCCATCAGATTGGCTCGTGGCACAAAGATCAGAAGCAAGCCGCTCGAAATATTCAAAGATGAATTTGTCGAGATGGTGGCAAAGGGTTACAAAGAGATCGTGATAACCGGGGTCAACCTTGGAAAGTACGGTAAAGACATGGGTTCTTCACTTGCCGAACTTCTGAAAAGTATCGAGAAGATTCCTGGGGATTATCGAGTGCGTCTCAGCTCTATAAATGTGGAAGACGTGAATGAAGAGATTGTGGAAGCTTTCAAACAAAATCCCAGGTTGTGCCCGCATCTTCACATTTCGGTTCAGAGTGGATCCGATGATGTGCTGAAAAAGATGGGAAGAAAATACAAAATCTCTGATTTCATGCGTGTTGTTGACAAATTGAAAAGCATCGATCCAGATTTTTCAATAACAACGGATATAATCGTCGGTTTTCCTGGAGAGACGGATGACGATTTTCAGAGGACTCTGGATCTGGTTGAAAAAGTGGAGTTCAGCAGGATACATATCTTCAGATTTTCACCGCGCCCCGGAACTCCAGCGAGTAGAATCGTTGGAAGCGTTCCCGAATCGAAGAAGAAAGAACGTCTGGAAGTTTTGAAGAAGAAAGCGAAAGATGTTTCTATCAGATACAGGAAGAGAATCATTGGGAAAGAAAGAAAAGTTCTCGCCGAATGGTACGTCATGAAGGGTGTTCTCTCTGGTTATGACGAGTATTACGTGAAGCACGAGTTCGTGGGGGACAGTGTGGGTGAATTTCATAGCGTAAGAGTGAAATCCCTTTCGGAAGAGGGAGTGATTTCCTGTCGTGTTGATATGGTGGAGGGGAAAGTTTCAGCGCGCGGATGA
- a CDS encoding CBS domain-containing protein, with the protein MRVKEAVIYDISAVFEDETVETVIKLLSRQNLSGIPVVDHDMRVVGFVSESDLIKALVPSYFSLLRSASFIPDTNQLIRNVVKIKDRPVSDFMNKPPVVVKEEDPLIVAADYLIRHGFKSLPVVDEAMQLVGIVRRIDILRVVSEGKLEI; encoded by the coding sequence ATGAGGGTAAAGGAAGCCGTCATCTATGATATTTCCGCTGTTTTCGAGGATGAAACGGTTGAAACAGTGATAAAACTTCTTTCCAGGCAGAACCTCTCAGGAATTCCCGTTGTCGACCACGATATGAGAGTGGTTGGTTTTGTCAGTGAGAGCGATCTCATAAAGGCCCTTGTGCCCAGTTATTTCTCGCTTTTGAGATCCGCTTCTTTCATTCCAGATACCAACCAGCTGATAAGAAACGTAGTCAAAATAAAGGACAGACCCGTATCTGATTTTATGAACAAACCTCCTGTCGTTGTGAAAGAAGAAGATCCGCTCATTGTAGCAGCGGATTATCTCATAAGACATGGTTTTAAATCGCTTCCTGTTGTCGATGAAGCTATGCAGCTCGTTGGCATAGTGAGAAGAATAGACATTCTGAGGGTGGTTTCGGAGGGAAAGCTGGAGATATGA
- a CDS encoding 1-phosphofructokinase family hexose kinase produces MSPGGKGINVSIALSKLGVPSVATGFVGGYMGKILVEELRKISKLITTNFVYVEGETRENIEIIDEKNKTITAINFPGPNVTEMDVKHFLRRYKMTLSKVDCVVISGSIPPGVNEGICNELVRLAREKGIFVFVEQTPRLLERIYEGPEYPNVVKPDLRGNHASFLGVELKTFDDYVKLAEKLAEKSQVSVVSYEVKNDIVATREGIWLIKSKEEIDTSHLLGAGDAYVAGMVYYFINHGANFLEMAKFGFASALAATRRKEKYMPDLEVIKKEYDHFTVERVK; encoded by the coding sequence ATGTCTCCAGGTGGAAAGGGGATAAACGTTTCTATAGCCCTTTCCAAACTGGGGGTACCGTCAGTCGCCACCGGATTCGTGGGAGGATACATGGGAAAGATTCTTGTGGAGGAATTGAGAAAAATTTCAAAGCTGATCACAACGAATTTTGTTTATGTAGAAGGAGAAACGAGGGAAAACATAGAGATAATCGACGAAAAGAATAAAACGATAACTGCTATAAATTTTCCCGGTCCGAATGTTACAGAGATGGATGTGAAACACTTTCTGAGAAGATACAAGATGACGCTTTCAAAAGTCGATTGCGTTGTCATATCAGGAAGTATTCCGCCGGGAGTGAACGAGGGAATATGCAATGAACTGGTGAGGCTCGCACGTGAAAAGGGAATCTTCGTCTTCGTCGAACAGACTCCCAGATTGCTTGAGAGAATCTATGAAGGACCGGAGTATCCCAACGTTGTGAAACCAGATTTGAGAGGTAATCATGCTTCTTTTCTTGGTGTTGAATTGAAAACCTTTGATGATTATGTGAAACTCGCCGAAAAACTCGCCGAAAAATCACAAGTTTCCGTGGTGTCTTATGAAGTGAAGAACGATATTGTCGCGACAAGAGAAGGGATCTGGCTTATAAAATCCAAAGAAGAAATAGACACATCACATCTTTTGGGTGCGGGGGATGCGTACGTTGCCGGTATGGTTTATTACTTCATCAATCATGGGGCCAATTTCCTTGAAATGGCAAAATTTGGTTTCGCTTCCGCACTGGCTGCCACTCGAAGAAAAGAGAAGTACATGCCCGACCTCGAGGTGATAAAGAAGGAGTACGATCACTTCACCGTAGAGAGGGTGAAGTAA
- a CDS encoding ATP-binding cassette domain-containing protein: MKSEKFPIRFEKFSISVDGKSVLENITVSFVEGMNVLYGPRGSGKSFLLRSIVKLNVEIFNEISRSGSVYLFDQNVQDLDDIYLRKNALYLDTSFIDAMNHYTFDEFLKLALKRKISLEDFSEKLDDLGILRMLIRGRKTPLSVFSPAEKISLLLFILEQKKPRIILMDCLLDHLDDENLEKIMDMFLKIKEERTFIISTRILQRFLYIADLLVILNNGKINYVGSPKDFVLKM, from the coding sequence ATGAAAAGCGAAAAGTTTCCGATAAGGTTTGAAAAGTTTTCCATATCTGTGGATGGTAAAAGTGTACTTGAGAATATAACTGTTTCCTTTGTTGAAGGAATGAACGTTCTTTATGGTCCAAGAGGATCCGGAAAATCTTTTCTTCTCAGATCTATCGTCAAATTGAACGTTGAAATATTCAACGAGATTTCCAGAAGCGGTTCTGTCTATTTATTCGATCAAAATGTTCAGGATCTCGACGATATCTACCTCAGGAAAAACGCTCTGTACCTTGATACGAGTTTCATCGATGCGATGAATCACTACACTTTCGATGAGTTTCTTAAGCTTGCCCTGAAAAGGAAAATTTCTCTGGAGGATTTTTCCGAGAAACTCGATGATCTTGGAATACTGAGAATGCTCATCCGCGGCCGAAAGACACCCCTTTCTGTCTTCTCCCCTGCCGAAAAGATCTCCCTCCTTCTTTTCATTCTCGAACAGAAAAAACCCCGTATCATTTTGATGGATTGTCTGCTGGATCACCTTGACGATGAAAATCTGGAGAAGATAATGGACATGTTCCTCAAAATAAAGGAGGAACGAACATTTATCATATCCACTCGTATCCTCCAGAGGTTTCTCTACATCGCCGATTTGTTGGTGATACTGAATAATGGTAAAATCAATTATGTTGGGAGTCCCAAGGATTTTGTTTTAAAAATGTGA
- a CDS encoding radical SAM/SPASM domain-containing protein has product MRNPPFIVEYELTLRCNFRCKHCYCEAGKSHPEELSFEEIKELILDMKELGTWALDIIGGEPLLHPQILDILAFGKKVGQRLMINTNGSLATREMVQKIKKANSDVLVGVSLEGPDPEINDFVRGAGSFERAVQGIKNFVNEGFQVTILNVINRRNWRKFENMVKLALELGVNALYVDRFIPVGRGMIHARELDMNPDEWKVAIKHVLGVIENYKDRLTFYVEESISGRPCTAGITHASVLANGTVVPCGHFRYSKEFYMGNVREKKFSEIWREYTPVPSPASCQQCPILNKCGGGCKAYYLLRGHEKDEAICFLNKERYNIK; this is encoded by the coding sequence ATGCGAAATCCACCTTTCATCGTGGAATACGAACTGACACTGCGATGCAACTTCAGATGCAAACACTGCTACTGCGAGGCTGGAAAGTCCCATCCCGAAGAGTTGAGCTTCGAAGAAATAAAGGAACTGATACTCGACATGAAAGAACTGGGTACCTGGGCTCTCGATATCATAGGTGGTGAACCTCTTCTTCATCCTCAAATACTGGATATTCTCGCTTTTGGAAAGAAAGTTGGGCAGCGTCTCATGATCAACACCAACGGTTCGCTCGCCACCAGGGAAATGGTACAAAAAATAAAAAAGGCCAATTCCGACGTGCTTGTCGGTGTTTCTCTTGAAGGCCCAGATCCTGAGATCAACGATTTTGTGAGAGGGGCCGGAAGCTTTGAAAGAGCAGTTCAGGGCATTAAAAACTTCGTGAATGAAGGTTTTCAAGTCACCATTTTGAACGTGATAAACAGGAGAAACTGGAGAAAGTTTGAGAATATGGTAAAACTCGCACTGGAACTGGGAGTTAATGCTCTGTACGTAGATAGGTTCATACCAGTCGGAAGGGGCATGATCCATGCAAGAGAACTGGATATGAATCCCGACGAGTGGAAAGTGGCCATAAAACACGTTCTTGGAGTGATAGAAAACTACAAAGACCGTTTGACATTTTACGTGGAAGAGTCTATATCAGGAAGGCCATGCACTGCCGGTATCACACACGCGTCGGTTCTGGCCAATGGCACGGTTGTTCCCTGTGGGCACTTCAGGTACAGCAAGGAATTCTACATGGGGAATGTGAGAGAAAAGAAATTCTCGGAAATCTGGCGCGAATACACTCCCGTTCCTTCCCCGGCTTCCTGCCAGCAGTGTCCCATCCTGAACAAATGTGGTGGTGGTTGCAAGGCTTATTATCTGCTGAGAGGACACGAAAAAGATGAAGCTATCTGTTTTCTGAACAAAGAGCGGTACAACATAAAGTAA